One Polaribacter sp. SA4-12 genomic window carries:
- a CDS encoding FEKKY domain-containing protein: MKLKTSIIFSILSFLGIYLLFSNSDVRNINKFNLLLNISAILILIGIIGFIIYLIAKESRKIKNITIGLVFISLVINSYVGFYKYQMNKRNKILSEYYELKTCKEMETRFASDLKKGEIKYFFFGIGYDTELAKILDDKYKIETFGMGCMIQSKMICYNELVDKFLKEKYSNSINEIYKEIRIE, encoded by the coding sequence ATGAAACTCAAAACATCAATAATATTTTCAATTCTTTCTTTTTTAGGAATATATTTATTGTTTTCCAATTCAGATGTTAGGAATATTAATAAATTCAATTTATTACTGAATATTTCTGCCATTTTAATATTAATTGGAATTATCGGGTTTATTATTTATTTAATAGCTAAAGAAAGTAGGAAAATTAAAAATATTACTATTGGATTGGTTTTTATTTCATTGGTAATAAATTCTTACGTTGGATTTTATAAGTATCAAATGAATAAAAGGAATAAAATTCTTTCTGAATATTATGAATTAAAAACTTGTAAAGAAATGGAAACTCGATTTGCAAGTGACTTAAAAAAAGGAGAAATAAAGTATTTCTTTTTCGGAATTGGTTATGATACGGAATTGGCAAAAATATTAGACGATAAATATAAAATTGAAACTTTCGGAATGGGTTGTATGATTCAATCTAAAATGATTTGTTATAATGAATTAGTAGATAAATTTCTAAAAGAAAAATATAGCAACTCAATAAATGAAATTTATAAAGAAATAAGAATTGAATAA
- the msrA gene encoding peptide-methionine (S)-S-oxide reductase MsrA produces MKILKSIAVLTLSLVLISFFAFSTKKEVKPKVPFIMKENTKIAYFASGCFWCVEAIFESVSGVEEAVSGYAGGHTLNPTYKSIGTGKTGHSETVAVYYNPDKVSFETLVTVFFGSHDPTTKNGQHPDYGSQYRSIAFYTNDAEKVIIDTAIAKLNKEVYKKNIETEVTKLKKFYKAEEFHQDFERLNPNQGYVKAVSVPRLNKFKKKFPELLKKGKH; encoded by the coding sequence ATGAAAATATTAAAATCTATTGCAGTTCTAACCTTATCACTCGTATTAATTTCATTTTTTGCGTTTTCTACTAAAAAGGAAGTAAAACCAAAAGTGCCATTTATTATGAAAGAAAATACCAAAATCGCATATTTTGCAAGCGGATGTTTTTGGTGTGTAGAAGCAATTTTCGAAAGTGTAAGTGGAGTAGAAGAAGCTGTTTCTGGTTATGCTGGCGGACATACATTAAATCCAACATACAAATCAATAGGAACAGGAAAAACGGGGCATTCAGAAACTGTTGCGGTGTATTATAACCCAGATAAAGTAAGTTTCGAAACTTTGGTAACTGTATTTTTTGGTTCTCATGATCCAACTACAAAAAACGGACAACACCCAGATTATGGTTCGCAATATAGATCTATTGCTTTTTATACGAATGATGCAGAAAAGGTAATTATTGATACTGCCATTGCCAAATTAAACAAAGAGGTTTATAAAAAAAATATTGAAACGGAAGTTACAAAACTTAAAAAGTTTTACAAAGCAGAAGAATTTCATCAAGATTTTGAACGTTTAAATCCAAACCAAGGCTATGTAAAAGCGGTTTCTGTACCAAGATTAAATAAATTTAAAAAGAAGTTTCCTGAGTTATTAAAAAAAGGGAAACATTAA
- a CDS encoding heme-binding beta-barrel domain-containing protein has translation MSENIENPLVQLIGVWKGEMGVDIAPKPEEDENNPYYEVLTIEPIELEVENAEEQELDAVRYHQVVREKANDKVSHSETGYWLWDKNEHTIMNSFSIPRGVNILAGGEVTFINNELKLEVAVAENDTKWGIVQSPFMLKKAKTLSFKRSFTLKNNTLSYTQEMMLDIYGKTFAHTDVNTLTKE, from the coding sequence ATGAGTGAAAATATAGAGAATCCTTTGGTACAATTAATTGGTGTTTGGAAAGGTGAAATGGGTGTAGATATTGCGCCAAAACCAGAAGAAGATGAAAACAACCCTTATTATGAAGTTTTAACCATAGAACCTATAGAATTAGAAGTTGAAAATGCAGAAGAGCAAGAGTTAGATGCTGTTAGATATCATCAAGTAGTTAGAGAAAAGGCAAACGATAAAGTTTCTCATAGTGAAACTGGTTATTGGTTGTGGGATAAAAATGAACATACAATTATGAATTCTTTTTCGATTCCTAGAGGTGTAAATATTTTAGCTGGTGGAGAAGTAACCTTTATAAACAACGAGTTAAAACTAGAGGTTGCAGTAGCAGAAAATGATACAAAATGGGGCATTGTACAATCGCCTTTTATGCTAAAAAAAGCAAAGACGTTATCTTTTAAAAGATCGTTTACATTAAAAAACAACACATTGAGTTATACGCAAGAAATGATGTTAGACATTTATGGTAAAACTTTTGCACATACAGATGTAAACACACTTACCAAAGAGTAG
- a CDS encoding ion transporter: MIKKLFINDKFILLLILLNAVTIFLSGFDISQNNKYLLTVTDNFITGLFILELFVKFIEFGISGYFKSNWRKFDFILIVLSIPTLISFIGNIEITTFSYLLVFRVLRVFKSFRFLKFIPGIEHLVKGISRALKTSIVVLIGFVIYIFIIGIFSFNLFKEISPEHFGNPLNSLYSIFKIFTVEGWYEIPEQLTKGLSSTASFFTYIYFIFVVTSGGILGLSLVNSIFVDAMVSDNNDELEKKIELIDKKLDRLLTKQQKL, from the coding sequence ATGATTAAGAAGTTATTTATAAACGATAAATTCATACTGCTATTAATCTTGTTGAATGCAGTAACTATATTTCTAAGCGGATTTGATATCTCACAAAATAACAAATACCTTCTTACGGTAACTGACAACTTTATTACAGGGCTTTTTATTTTAGAATTATTTGTAAAATTTATCGAATTTGGAATTTCAGGTTATTTTAAATCGAATTGGAGAAAATTTGATTTTATTTTAATTGTATTATCAATACCAACTTTGATTTCATTTATTGGAAATATTGAAATTACAACTTTTAGTTATCTTCTTGTATTTAGAGTTTTACGAGTTTTTAAATCATTTAGATTTTTAAAATTTATTCCAGGAATTGAACATCTGGTAAAAGGAATTAGCAGAGCTTTAAAAACCTCTATTGTCGTTTTAATTGGATTTGTAATTTACATTTTTATAATTGGTATTTTCTCCTTCAACCTTTTTAAGGAAATATCACCTGAACACTTTGGGAACCCTTTGAACTCATTATACTCAATATTCAAAATATTCACGGTTGAAGGTTGGTATGAAATACCAGAACAATTAACAAAAGGGCTATCTTCGACAGCTTCATTTTTTACATATATCTATTTTATATTCGTGGTAACATCAGGAGGTATACTTGGGTTATCCCTTGTAAACTCAATTTTTGTTGATGCAATGGTTAGTGATAATAATGATGAACTTGAAAAGAAAATAGAATTAATAGATAAAAAACTTGATAGGTTACTTACTAAACAACAAAAGCTATGA
- a CDS encoding GNAT family N-acetyltransferase has product MKIREAHRNDYTISTDKDRLDILSIHKFLANETDWAKGIPINTLKTSIENSLNFGLFYENKQIGFARIISDYSTIAYLGDVYILKEYRGKGLSKWLINEIMEHPNLQGLRRWILLTDTAEWLYKKFGFTDLSNPEFYMEKHNSNVYKTTDNLSRLKRINSKN; this is encoded by the coding sequence ATGAAAATTAGAGAAGCACATAGAAATGATTATACCATTTCAACTGACAAGGATAGATTAGATATTTTGAGTATTCACAAATTCCTTGCTAACGAAACTGATTGGGCTAAAGGAATTCCAATCAATACTTTGAAAACATCAATTGAAAACTCTTTAAATTTTGGGCTTTTTTACGAAAACAAGCAAATTGGCTTTGCTAGAATAATTTCAGATTATTCAACGATTGCATATTTAGGAGATGTTTATATTCTAAAGGAATATAGAGGAAAAGGATTAAGTAAATGGCTGATAAATGAAATAATGGAACACCCAAATCTTCAAGGATTAAGACGTTGGATTTTATTAACAGATACAGCTGAATGGCTTTATAAAAAGTTTGGGTTTACGGACTTATCTAATCCTGAATTTTATATGGAGAAACATAACTCGAATGTATATAAAACTACTGATAACTTAAGCCGTTTAAAAAGAATTAATAGTAAAAACTAA